The Piliocolobus tephrosceles isolate RC106 chromosome 12, ASM277652v3, whole genome shotgun sequence genome includes the window ttataaagagGAACTCCCCTGcatgaattctctctctctttgcctgctaccatccatgtaagatgtgatttgttcctccttgccttctgccatgattgtgaggcccccacccagccatgtgcaactataagtccattaaacctctttcttttgtaaaatgcccAGTCTCTGgtgtatctttatcagcagtgtgaaaatggactaatacaattataGAGCAAATAAAGTGTGTTTTATCCAGGGTATAAAATCCACATACTGTGTGATGATGGTTTGCTGTAAATTACTTCTTAGGGCAATGAGGAAGGTATGTGGAATGATAGAGGCTGTATGTCTAAGAAGTCTTGGTCTTTTATAGTCAGGGTCCAGAGAGGTTTTGTGGGACATGCAGCTTATAAAATTCAGTAGGCTTTCTATTAAagtaatacaaaaatcaacatgaaAGGGAATACTTATTTAGAATGACAACTTACAGCGAGTGTTAAAATGATGGCAACTACAAGAACCAAAAATTCCAAacaaatcatatatatacattgtgtgtgtgtgtgtgtgtgtgtgtgtgtgtgtgtgtgtgaaatttgGAGAAACACCACTTATGTAGCTGCACGGTTTCAAGTAGGATGATGGAAAAATCCAAGGTGAATAATATAATAGTTTTATTGTAAATCAAAACACCAAACTTTTGCAAACTTTACATAAACGCGTAGCCATGTGAATGTATAACAAGAGCCCAAGGGCGACCATTGTCTAACACGTAAAAATGCAGACAGTTTCATGTTAAGCCCTTAGAATTTCCTTTCAcagcaagtttttaaaataaactaacttttctaacattttttctcacaaaaatatatttcaagttaGAATAAACAACTCATTGGCTTCAGACTttcaattgtgtatatttaacCATACTCAGATAATTGTCATATTTAGCCAAATGGAGGCTTTTTCTGTGACCTATTTCCAAATTCTCAGATTCTGGTCCATCTACTCCTTCAAGCAGTTTGGAATGACTTGCCAGTTGGCATTTATATCATTGAAACTATTCTACAAATAAGCCATTTTGATAAAGCTTGTTTGGTTTGAGACAACtatgtatttggagatagaaGACTCAGAACAAAGTGCTTGCCTTTTCTACAGTTTATATCAAACGAGATGGGCACGTAAGCAGTCAGCCTGGATTTGTATGTCTAGAGTGGCCAGGCTGTAAATACAATAAGTCTAGCTGCCTTCCACATGTGGTCAGACAGCTATATTAAGAAGACCCACTCACTGTTAGTTATGAAGATAGCCAGGAGCTTGACTGATTTAAGGAACTATTCAGCCATTGAAGGACAGACACTCCCAAAAATGGAATTTCAGGGAAGTGTAGAATGAACAATTCTTTTAAAAGCagccaaaattattttctgtatgcCAAGATGTTATTCACACACATAAATACTATATGCAGATAATCTTCATTTTTGAATTACAAGTTGTTTTATTGCAAAAGCAAGCATAGTTATAATATATAGCAAAGCAAATCTATCTTTGGTTCTATACATCAGataattattttgcaaaaataaatacgcatggcaagaaaaataattcaactaTGTGAGGGAAAactcaatattttataaaaattaagcaaGGAATATAGAAATGATGTATCTTTTAGACTTTTTTCTAATCATCTTGGTTAATATCTAACACCAGtgcaattttaactttaaaataattgtgcaCAATATATTTAACAATACAGCATATATTCAAAAGTGTCATAAAACAAAATGGTACTTTCCCTTATAAATCATTTAGGAATTATGCTTTCTAAAAATGTACGGGAAAGCAGAACTGCTGAAATATGTTGACAAAATTAACTTTGAAGAAgcgcaagaaaaggaaataaagatgtaATTATAACCACAGATCCTAgatatctcaaaaaagaagtgaACACATTATCCATTCTCCCATTTGCAGAAAATATGTATTAGAGAGAATtcttcagagatttttttcaaCTAGTATCTATGAGAGCTCCCTGTCATGGTTTCAACTTTCAGCACATTTAGTGAGCTTCATTTGTTGGTGGTTTTCGtctcttttcatatattatttttgcaTCAAATAATTCTCTTTCCCTGTAGCCTAGACATGGTCCTTTTAGATACTTTGCTTCAGCTGCCTCGTAATCTAACCCATCAACAGCAGAAATTGAACAAATAATTGCTTCTGGCAGAAGAACTTCTAggataaatttaattttgtcatCTTTTATCCAAGTTGGTATTATTTGATCTATTTGATTGTAGACTTCTTGTAAATATTTCACCACTTCATCCAACTGATCTTCATCCTCAAAGTATGTTTCAATACAGGGTGTGAACCTATTTGCATTCAAAAATGATTTCAGCCATCTGGATCCTTTAGTACCATTTACAATGGCCAAAAGATGGTTCTCTGCTCCCTTCGCTTTCACAATGAAGTCCACCAGGTTCTTGTTGGCTCGGTCCCGAGCAGCCTTCATCCGGTCAGGGAGAATTTTTTGGAAGGACATTTTCTTGGTCTGGGAAGTCACAGCCATCGGTTCCCTGGCATCTTCATTATGCAGCTTTGGAAATTTGTTCCTGAAagtgtcctgttttatttctttcctaaCTGGGTAACTAATATCAGCAGCAAAATATTCAAGCAAAGAACCTGTGAAAGAACCACAACCTATTCTAACTCTGTAGTCACAAATTAGTGAGATGCACCAGTCAATACTCTCACTATAATCCTCCCTGGCTTTGTCCACTAGCATTTGTTTCTCTTTACAATCAAATTTCTTTAATCTTCTAAAATTGACTCTAATGCCCTTCTTTTCAGAATTCATGTTTGCCTCAACAAAAAGCACACTTGCTTTCCTCTCTTTTCGTCTGATACTTTTTATCACTGCTGGCCAAAATGgatatttctgatatttaaaCCAGACTATCATTCCTGTTTCAAATGGACGTGTCTCATAATGTAAAATGAAGCGTGGAAGTTCTTCGTCTTCCTCATCATCATCTAATAGAGAAAGATTAATGCGACTTGGAAGCAATGACTTGTCAGAGGCTTGACCGTCTTCCTCAAGTTCTTCAAAATCCAGTCTCTGAAAATTTCTTTCACTATTCATAAGACGTGAATAATCCCAGACAGGGTTAGAGGCACTAAATGAAACCTGGCATTCCCTTGAACAACTCCCAGGGTATGCTGCAGCCCCCATCTCTGATTCCACGGAAGGTTGATTCTGACTGGTATCTAAGCATGGATTTGAGGGACCCTCTCCAGGATCCTCAATATTCTCTGAGAAAGCAGAGAATTCAGAGGGAACAGCCAGGGTCTCTGGGCATGTATCCTGGCTCTCTTCTTTCAAAGTTTTGGGCATAGTGAGGATATCTGATGACAAGGGTGGAGCAAACTTTTCATCTTTAACACATGCACCTTCCTCTTTGACTGCAGAATGCACAGACATAACTGCTGAGATATCAATCTTattcttgttctctttttcatCATTATCTTCTGAAAGTGAATGGAAAGTCTCGCACCAGCTAGAGTTTTGTAATGACTTTGTTTCCACTTCACTTGGAATAGTATCGGCCA containing:
- the PWWP3B gene encoding PWWP domain-containing DNA repair factor 3B, translated to MESEYVLCHWKDQLWPAKVLSRSETSSDSKRKKGFSLEVQILSLDEKIKMDSTETEILNKSQIEAIAASLGLQSEDSAPPTEETAYGRSLKMALDILNERTNLIQASTSDEEEITMLSQNVPQKQSDSPPHKKYRKDEADLPECLQESENSACLLASSESDDSLYDDKSQVHTMADTIPSEVETKSLQNSSWCETFHSLSEDNDEKENKNKIDISAVMSVHSAVKEEGACVKDEKFAPPLSSDILTMPKTLKEESQDTCPETLAVPSEFSAFSENIEDPGEGPSNPCLDTSQNQPSVESEMGAAAYPGSCSRECQVSFSASNPVWDYSRLMNSERNFQRLDFEELEEDGQASDKSLLPSRINLSLLDDDEEDEELPRFILHYETRPFETGMIVWFKYQKYPFWPAVIKSIRRKERKASVLFVEANMNSEKKGIRVNFRRLKKFDCKEKQMLVDKAREDYSESIDWCISLICDYRVRIGCGSFTGSLLEYFAADISYPVRKEIKQDTFRNKFPKLHNEDAREPMAVTSQTKKMSFQKILPDRMKAARDRANKNLVDFIVKAKGAENHLLAIVNGTKGSRWLKSFLNANRFTPCIETYFEDEDQLDEVVKYLQEVYNQIDQIIPTWIKDDKIKFILEVLLPEAIICSISAVDGLDYEAAEAKYLKGPCLGYRERELFDAKIIYEKRRKPPTNEAH